In a genomic window of Amycolatopsis japonica:
- a CDS encoding ABC transporter permease yields MIDASLFSSALTALTPILFAALAGALCQRAGVFNISLEGSLLVGCFGAVAGSWYTGSAWIGVVVAVLAATAYSLILAIGSITFDGDPIVLGVASNLLAVGLTSFLIRTVFGTEGSFSDPSLRGLGQFGPIPGQSLLVYLSWLAVPALAVLLYRHPWGLRLRGVGERPEAASSLGVDVTKYRYGVILAGGALCGLGGAQLALGSVTLFAENMTAGRGWIAVVAVMLGRAHPLGVLLAALLFGLAEAFGFRLQGIGLPQQATDAAPYVVTLVALFLSNLKRKKGQPA; encoded by the coding sequence ATGATCGACGCGAGCCTGTTCTCCTCGGCGCTCACCGCGTTGACGCCGATCCTGTTCGCCGCGCTCGCGGGCGCGCTGTGCCAGCGGGCCGGGGTCTTCAACATCTCCCTCGAAGGCTCGCTTCTGGTCGGCTGCTTCGGCGCGGTCGCGGGCAGCTGGTACACCGGCAGCGCGTGGATCGGTGTCGTCGTGGCGGTGCTCGCGGCGACGGCGTATTCGCTGATCCTCGCGATCGGCTCGATCACCTTCGACGGGGACCCGATCGTGCTGGGCGTCGCGAGCAACCTGCTCGCGGTCGGACTGACGAGCTTCCTCATCCGCACCGTCTTCGGCACCGAAGGCTCGTTCAGCGACCCGTCGCTGCGAGGGCTGGGCCAGTTCGGCCCGATTCCGGGGCAGTCGCTGCTGGTCTACCTGTCCTGGCTGGCCGTGCCCGCGCTCGCGGTGCTGCTCTACCGGCATCCGTGGGGACTGCGGCTGCGCGGGGTCGGGGAGCGTCCGGAGGCCGCGTCCAGCCTCGGTGTCGATGTGACCAAATATCGCTATGGCGTGATCCTCGCCGGCGGAGCGCTGTGCGGTCTCGGCGGCGCGCAACTGGCGCTGGGCTCGGTGACGCTCTTCGCCGAGAACATGACCGCCGGCCGCGGCTGGATCGCCGTCGTGGCCGTGATGCTGGGCCGCGCGCATCCGCTCGGGGTGCTGCTCGCGGCGCTGTTGTTCGGCCTGGCCGAGGCGTTCGGCTTCCGGCTCCAGGGCATCGGGTTGCCGCAGCAGGCCACCGACGCCGCCCCGTATGTCGTCACGCTCGTGGCGTTGTTCTTGTCCAACCTCAAACGCAAGAAGGGACAGCCCGCGTGA
- a CDS encoding ABC transporter ATP-binding protein → MTPPNPDAVSLRGIVKRFPGVLANDHVDLDVGRGEIHALMGENGAGKSTLMSVLYGLHRPDEGTISLHGKEVSFGSPAQAIDAGVGMVQQGFALFGELTVTENVVFGSEPTRRGLLDRKAATARVTELIERHELRLRPGDRVRDLPVGLRQRVEILKLLYRDAGVLILDEPTAVLTPPETERLFGVLRALAAEDRTILLVSHKLQEVLAVSDHVTVLRDGRVSARGRTADQTAAGLAAAMTGREVDLDRVHPPGTPGDIVLEARSLIVPGVEGKPLLDDVSLTVRAGEIVGVAGVAGNGQAELSGAITGLLKTGGSIVLNGQNLDGLSVRARRDVGIAHVPEDRAEVGSAPTAGLRENLAVGFHRKRPLVRKGFLRRKAIDDHAAAIIEDYDVRASGPAAAMGTLSGGNQQKAIFGRELTHDAPFLLVEQPTRGVDVGAIENIHARLVAHRDAGHAVLLISAELSEILALSDRVLVLFEGRIVAEFTKDEADQHTVGLAMAGGAG, encoded by the coding sequence ATGACCCCGCCAAATCCTGACGCCGTCTCACTCCGGGGGATCGTCAAGCGGTTCCCCGGAGTGCTCGCGAACGACCACGTCGACCTCGACGTCGGCAGAGGCGAAATCCACGCCCTGATGGGCGAGAACGGCGCGGGCAAGTCGACGCTCATGTCCGTGCTCTACGGCCTTCATCGGCCCGACGAGGGCACGATCTCCTTGCACGGCAAGGAAGTCTCCTTCGGTTCGCCCGCGCAGGCCATCGACGCCGGTGTCGGCATGGTGCAGCAGGGATTCGCGTTGTTCGGCGAACTCACCGTCACCGAGAACGTCGTGTTCGGCAGCGAACCGACCCGCCGCGGCCTGCTGGACCGCAAGGCGGCGACGGCCCGCGTCACCGAACTGATCGAACGGCACGAACTGCGGCTGCGGCCCGGTGACCGGGTCCGTGACCTGCCGGTCGGGCTCCGTCAGCGCGTCGAGATCCTCAAGCTGCTGTACCGCGACGCCGGTGTGCTGATCCTCGACGAACCCACCGCCGTGCTGACCCCGCCCGAGACCGAGCGGCTCTTCGGCGTGCTGCGCGCCCTCGCCGCCGAGGACCGCACGATCCTGCTGGTGTCGCACAAACTCCAGGAGGTCCTCGCCGTCAGCGACCATGTCACGGTGCTGCGCGACGGCCGCGTCAGCGCCCGCGGGCGCACGGCGGACCAGACCGCCGCCGGGCTCGCCGCGGCGATGACCGGACGCGAGGTCGACCTCGATCGCGTCCACCCGCCTGGGACGCCTGGCGACATCGTCCTCGAAGCCCGTTCCCTGATCGTTCCCGGCGTGGAAGGAAAACCGTTGCTGGACGACGTTTCCCTGACCGTGCGTGCCGGGGAGATCGTCGGCGTCGCCGGGGTCGCGGGCAACGGGCAGGCCGAGCTTTCCGGCGCCATCACCGGCCTCTTGAAGACCGGTGGCTCCATCGTCCTCAATGGACAGAATCTCGATGGACTGTCGGTACGTGCGCGAAGGGATGTCGGGATCGCCCATGTCCCGGAAGACCGCGCCGAGGTCGGCTCGGCGCCCACGGCGGGACTCCGGGAGAACCTGGCCGTCGGCTTCCACCGCAAACGACCGTTGGTGCGCAAGGGATTCCTGCGCCGCAAGGCGATCGACGACCACGCGGCGGCGATCATCGAGGACTACGACGTCCGCGCGTCCGGGCCCGCCGCAGCGATGGGCACCTTGTCCGGCGGCAACCAGCAGAAAGCGATCTTCGGCCGCGAACTCACCCACGACGCGCCGTTCCTGCTGGTAGAGCAACCCACCCGCGGCGTCGACGTCGGCGCGATCGAGAACATCCACGCGAGGCTCGTCGCCCATCGCGACGCCGGGCACGCCGTCCTGCTGATCTCCGCCGAGCTCAGCGAGATCCTCGCGTTGTCGGACCGGGTGCTGGTGCTGTTCGAAGGCCGGATCGTCGCGGAGTTCACCAAGGACGAGGCCGATCAGCACACGGTGGGTCTCGCGATGGCGGGAGGCGCCGGATGA
- a CDS encoding ABC transporter permease — MSRVRLIAVPVAAALVLGAILLLATGTDPLAAYGAIVSGAFGPDGIGDTLAYAVPVAGMATALAIPLRAGMVNLGGEGQLVLGAISALAVGLYVPGPGPVKVILALLAGVIAGAAYAALAAVCENRLGVPLLISTLLLSYPAMSLAGYLVRFPLKDAGSSLPQSPQLTEGARLPEIDGVTTGIFLVVAVIAVYTVIDARTPAGFETKVTGWAPRFAAYAGIDRPKLTLRLLAASGGTAGLVGAIAVLGFPYRFIDGALITPQYTWIGLLAALLAGASPLGTLLAAVFFAALTSGGFAMERATQVPRELTAVLQAVLIIFLAATSGVFKRKAKRA; from the coding sequence ATGAGCCGCGTCCGTCTCATCGCCGTCCCGGTCGCCGCGGCGCTCGTCCTCGGCGCGATCCTGTTGCTGGCCACCGGAACCGACCCGCTGGCGGCCTATGGCGCGATCGTCTCCGGCGCCTTCGGCCCCGACGGTATCGGCGACACTCTCGCCTACGCCGTCCCCGTCGCGGGGATGGCCACGGCGCTCGCGATCCCGTTGCGCGCGGGCATGGTGAACCTCGGCGGTGAGGGCCAGCTGGTGCTCGGCGCGATCAGCGCGCTCGCCGTCGGCCTGTACGTACCCGGACCCGGACCGGTGAAGGTGATCCTCGCGCTGCTCGCGGGAGTGATCGCCGGAGCCGCGTACGCCGCGCTGGCCGCGGTCTGCGAGAACCGGCTCGGTGTCCCGTTGCTGATCAGCACGCTGCTGCTGAGCTATCCGGCGATGTCACTCGCCGGGTACCTGGTGCGGTTCCCGTTGAAGGACGCCGGTTCCAGCCTGCCGCAGAGCCCGCAACTGACCGAAGGCGCGCGGTTGCCCGAAATCGACGGCGTGACGACCGGGATCTTCCTGGTGGTGGCGGTGATCGCGGTCTACACGGTGATCGACGCCCGCACTCCCGCCGGTTTCGAGACGAAGGTGACCGGCTGGGCGCCGCGGTTCGCCGCCTACGCCGGGATCGACCGGCCGAAACTCACGCTGCGGCTGCTGGCCGCTTCGGGCGGGACGGCGGGACTGGTCGGCGCGATCGCCGTCCTCGGCTTCCCGTACCGGTTCATCGACGGCGCGCTGATCACGCCGCAGTACACCTGGATCGGTCTGCTCGCGGCGTTGCTCGCCGGGGCCAGCCCGCTCGGGACGCTGCTCGCGGCGGTCTTCTTCGCGGCGCTGACCAGCGGCGGGTTCGCGATGGAACGCGCCACCCAGGTCCCGCGCGAACTCACCGCGGTCCTGCAGGCGGTGCTGATCATCTTCCTGGCGGCGACGTCGGGCGTCTTCAAGCGGAAGGCGAAGCGCGCATGA